In Cystobacter fuscus DSM 2262, the DNA window CGCTCCTGAGATGGCTGGATGTCGGCGCTCCGCGATGGACCGCCGAGGCGAAGTTCGAGGCGACTCCCGCGCTGGTCGCGACGGACCAGCACGGAGCGCGCGCTTGCTTGCTACGGTGTGGCTAGCGACCGAGGAAGCGGTTCACGTCAGCGGCGAACTCTTGTGGATACTGGAACAAGAATGCGTGCCCAGCGTCCGGGTAGATTCGCAGCTGCGCATTCGGAAGATGCCTGGCCATCAGGTAGGAGTTCGCCGTTGGCACCATGATGTCGTTGTCTCCGTTGGCGACCAGCGTCGGCTGCTTGATCGCCGCGAGGCGCGAGAGTTTCGACGCGTCCGGGATACCCCAAGTCGAGATCGCGGTGAGATGCGCGTTGGCGGTATCCATGGTGACCGGGACGTCTCGATTGGCCTGACGCAGGCGGAGGCGTTGGATGAACTCGCGGCCCTTCGCGCGACTTGACTCCGTCTTCTCGAAGAAGATGGTGAGCATCGCCTCCGCGTCGATCGTCTCGCGGATCGCGATCTCGAGCACTTCTGGCACGTACATGTGCATGCCCTCGCCGCCTTGGGGGCCCGTTCCGGCGAGAACCAGGCGGCGTACTTGATGAGGCCTCATCAATGCGAACTCCTGCGCCACGAAGCCACCGAGCGAGAAGCCTAGGATGTCAAAGCGCGCGAGCTTGAGCGCATCGACGAAGGCGATTGCACCATGGGCCATCTCGGCGACCGTGTCAGGCGTCTTGCCGCTCGAGCCGGCGACGCCAACGTTGTCCATCAGGATGACCTCGCGCTCCGTGGCGAGCGCATCGACGAGCGCCGGGTCCCAGTTGTCGAGATTGGCGCGATAGTGAACGAAGCACACGAGAGGCGTCGCCGCGCCGCCGGTCTTGCCGAAGCGCCGATAGGCATACCTCACGCCGTTTGCCGCTTCGATGGTCAGGTTTGGAGCAGTCAGTTGTCCGTCTTTCGTCGTCATATTTCGTGTCCTTTCAGCCCGTGCATGGTTGAAGCGCTTGATGGAGTTCCTCATCCCCTTGGTGCCGAGGGGGCGCGGAGATACAGCCCACGCGACAGACCGTCTTTCACCGTCCTGGTGAGCTGATCGACGAGCACCTCGTCGGCCCCGGCCTCCACACCATCGAGCGCCAGTCGTGCGACCTCCTCGGCCGGCATCTTCGGCACGTCGAGCCCGCGCACCATCTTGGCGCCGCGAGCGAGCAGCGCCCTCGTGAGGCTGAGGCCGAGGCCGCGATTGGCGCCTGTGACGAGTGCGACGGAGCGTCGGATGTTCATGACCTCCTTTTTGCAAGGACCGAGGCGCTCTGGCCAGTGGCGGTAACGACAACGTTCGGTCTATCCTTGCCACATGTTCGTGCACATGGTTCTCGAGGGTGTGGCCGACAGCGCGCTCGGCGTGGGGCTCGACGTCGTCGGCACGGCGGCGGAGCTCATCGGCGCCGGGCTCACGCTGTTGCCTCCTGGGACGAGGGAGATGCGCCAGCGTGTGGTGTCGCTCGACGGCCTGCCGGTGCGGTCCGCCGCCGGGCGGACGGTCGCGGTGGACGGCGCGTTCAGCCTTCGCGGGCTGCGCAAGGGGGATGTCGTCGTCTTGCCGGGGATGTTCGCGGCCAGTGGGCGAACCGTCGCGAAGTTGTTGGCCCGAGAGGACACACAACGCGCCGCGGACCTCCTCGCCAAGGCAGCTGACAAGGGCGTGATGCTCGCCGCGTCGTGCTCGGCCACGTTCGTGCTTGCCGCGTCGGGCCTCCTCGAGGGGCGGACCGCGACGACAACGTGGTGGCTCGCCCCGCAGTTCGCTCGGATGTTTCCCAGGGTGTCGCTCTCGGCCGATCTCATGGTGGTCGACGCCGGGGAAATCCTCACCGCCGGCTCCGCGCTGGCTCACGCGGATCTCATGCTCGCGCTCGTCGCACGGCTGGCGGGGCCTTCCGTGGCGCATCTCGTGACGCGCTACCTCGTCCTCGACGAGCGGCCCTCCCAGGCCCGCTATATGGTGATGGAGCATCTGCGCGTGTCCGACCCTGGGCTGCGAGCGGTCGAACGTTTCATCGCGCAAAATATCGGTCGTCAGCTCTCTCTCGACGAGCTTGCCCGCGTGGCCGCGGTGTCTCCGCGGACGCTCGCTCGCCGGGTCCACGCGGGCCTCGGAGTGACGCCGCACGAGCTCGTGCAACGCATCCGCGTGAGTCGCGCGGCACATCTTCTCGAGACGACGCACGCATCGGTCGACGAAATCGCCGCGCAGGTGGGCTACGCCGACGCCGCGGCTTTCCGACGCGTCTTTCGTCGATTCGCGGGTGAGTCGCCTCGCCGACGACGTGGGCCGGCCGCCTGAGCTCCTCGACGCGGCGGCTCGAGTCGCGAAACGCGAGGACTGTCGGCCCCGACTGCCTGAGAAACAGGCGGAGGCGGTGGTTGCTGGACGCGCTGGTGGGGTTGGACAGGCTGACAGCTACGGCGGAACCGAAGCAGGGGTCGAGGTCCGGTGGGGGGCTCACATCATTCTCAGCGAGAGCCTGCTGACTGCGTGGTGTGAGTCGCCCGTGCACCGGGCTCCAGGGTTTGGTGGATAGACCCCGTGAGTTGGCTACACGGGCGGTGGCGTCCCCGTCGCGGCCGGGTCAGTGCAGATGGAACAGCCCCTGGACGTTGGCGCCGAGGATGAGGTCGCGCTCGGCCTCGGACACGGGGAGCAGGCGGATCTTCTCGAGCTCCATCCCCGGGTGGGACGTGGGGAACTCGGAGCCGAAGACAATCTTGCTCGCGCCCGTCTTCTTCACCGTCTCCTGCAGGTGCACGAAGGTGCCCAGGGACGTCTCCAGGAAGAGGTTGTCGAGGCTCGCGGCCGCGTCCACCACGTCCATGTCCGCCTGGGGCCCGCCCATGTGCTCGAGGAGGAAGCACGTCCTGGGGAAGCGCCGGGCGAACTGGATGAAGTCTCCAGGGGTCACCCCCGGCCGGAATCCGGTGTGGGAGACGAGCGGAATGTCCCGTTCGCCACAGAGCGACGCGAGCGCCGCCAGGCCCTCGTCCCGGAACGAGAACGGGTGGACGAGGGGGCTCACGATCAGGCCCCGGAAGCCCCGGGACACCCATTCCTCCAGAGCCTCCGGGGCGTGCGGCAGGCGCGGGTCCAGGCACGCCACGGCGGCCAGCCCGGGATGGGCGAGCATGGCTTGCTGGATGTAGTCATTGCAGGGAATGGGGTCGGCCTGGCGCCTGCCGGAGGTGAACTCGTTCATCCGGCGGACATCCACCATGCCCCCTGGACAGACGAGGCCCTGCTTGATGCCGCTGCGATCCAACTGCGAGAGGTAGTGCTCCACCGAGCCATAGGGCTTGGGGCACAGATGCGCGTGTGCGTCGATGATCATGCCGCGACTCCTTTCTGGGGTGGGACTGCCCTCACTCGCGCACGACGCGCAGGGCCTTGACGCCCGTACGGGGCAGGTGCTCGACGAACTCGATCTCCAGGGGCAGGCGCGTGAAGAACTCCATCTTGCTGGCCAGCGCGCTGCCCAGCTCCTTGGAGGGCCGCACTCCGGTGGCGGGCTCGCACCGGACCTTGATGCGGGCGGTGTCCGAGGCGGGCACGACGAAGTGGAACCAGTTGCCCACCTCGGGCATGCGCATGAGGTATTCCTCCAGGAAGATGGGCGACACGCTCTGACCCCGGTACTGGAGTTGCTCGAAGGTCCGGCCGCGCACGCGGAAGCGGCTCGCCGTGGCGCCGCAGGTGCACGCGTCCTCCTCGAACACTCCCAGGTCCCCGGTACGAAAGCGCAGCAGGGGACTGTCGTGGCGCAGCAGCGCCGTCACGACGAGCTCTCCCACCGAGCCCGGGGGCAGGGGCTCCCCGGTGTCGGGGGCCACCACCTCGAGCAGGGTGTGGCCCTGGGTCAGGTGGTAGCCCTGGCGGGCCTCGCACTCCACGCCCATCATTCCGCCCTCCAGTGAGCCATAGAGGAAGAAGGCAGCGCAGCCCCAGAGCGTCTCCACGCGCCGCCGGAAGGTGGGAGAGCAACCCTCGCCGGTGAGCCACATCCTCCGGGGGGCCATTGCCGGCAGGGAGAGGCCCTGTCTGGCCGCCTCCTCCGCCAGGGCGATGGCCCACGACGGACTGGTGATGACGATGCTGGGACGAAGGTCCCGGAAGACCTTGAGGGTCTTCGCGGGCGTGGAGTACGCGCCGCCCTTTCCCGCGGCGATCACCGTGGCCTGGCAGTTCTCGGTGAACTCCCGGTGCATGGCCAACCCCGAGGTGCTCATCTCATAGGGCAACGCATTGAGACACACGTCTCCCGTGGTGACCGGGAGCAGCGAGGGATAGTGGGCGGACAGGTGGTATTGCAGATCCAACCGGCTCTGGGTGCTGTAGATCTCCTCGCCGCCGCTCGTGCCCGTGGAGACCTGGATGATCATGAGGTCCCGGCGCTCGCAGGTGAGCAGCCGCCAGGGGTGTCCACGCAGCTCCTCCTTGGTCAGGAAGGGCAGGCGCGGGAGATCCTCCAGGCCTCGGATACTTCCAGGGCGGACGCCCGCCCGCTCCAGCTTCTCCCGGTAGAAGGGAGAGCACTCCTGCGCCCGGGTGGCCACGGCTCGTAGGGCCGCGGACCGATAGTCTTTCAATGTCTCGGGCTGCATCCGATCTGCTTGCTTCAACTCCGTGGCGTGGCGGGAGATGATCGTGTCGAGTCTTGTGGTGTCCATGCCGCCCAACGTGTGGACGGCACTGTCATGGATCAAGGACCCCGGACATCGTCTGGAGCCCAGACATACGAGCCAGACAATGGCTGTCGTCCAGGGAAGCGCTGCTTGGGGATGTCTGGTTCCCGAGGGTCAGACATCCGCCGGGAGCCGTCCGTCAGTAGGTGGGGCGCGTCTCCCGCGCGAGCTGCTCAATCGCCTCGCTCCAGGTGGCGCCCCGCTCGTCGCCCGCCCAGGAGGTCACGATGCCGCCCCCTCTGCTTATCACCCCCACTTTCAGCATGGCCCGGCGGTGAGGCGGAGAGGCGACGAACTGGTACATGGACGCCTCATCCTTCCAGACCGTCAGTGTCCGTTTGGTGTTGCAGGACTCGGACCCGCCGAATTGGATGGCCATCAGGCCGGGCTGTGTCGCCAGGGTTTCATTCAGGCCGACCACCGCCGAGTCGAACTCCGTCTGAGCCTCTACCGTGGACGCCATCCGCAGATAGGTGCTGCTGATGATGTAGGAACCGGGGCTCAGTTGGCCATTGGCGTCCACGCCCGGGCCCTGGAGCGCGGAGGCCGCCTGGAAGTCTGGCTCCAGCACCCCCCGCTGGCAGGGATCGGTTTCGGGCTCCTGGGTGGGAGGCGGCGCGGCCATCTCGGCTCCGCAGGCGGTGAAGACGAGGGACGACAGAACGGCGGCGAGCAGGCGCTTCATGGAGAACTCCTTGGCAGTGGTGGGGTGGATCAACGTGAGGCGGAGGGAGCGGCTTGGACGGAGCCGAAGAGCAGGGGCGAGAAATCCCGGCCCAGACGCCGGGAGTGGAAGTCATCGGCGCGGGCGAAGACCTGGACCTGGACGGCCGACTCTCGCGAGGCCGCCGTCGAGAGCGTGGCCACCCAGTGGCGTGAGCCATCGGGCGTGCGCACGCGCAGATAGAGGTAGGAGCCCGCGGGCAGGCGCTCCTCCACGAACCCCGTCAACCGCATCTGGTCGGAAGGCGCCAGGGCATGACGGCTCAAGGGATTGTCTCCGAGGGACCGGGTCTGGACCCAGCCGGCCCCACCCAGCGCCAGGAGGGACAGCATCGACAAGATGAGGAGTGTGCGTCGCATGCGCGGAAGATGGCTCATCCGCACCGTTCCTCCGCCGCGAGCCGATGGACGGCGGCCTCCATCGGATGAGCGGCGCGAGGCCCCGCTTACCGCGCCTTCACCCCCAGCGCGGCCTTGAGCGTGGACGCGGAGCGCCGACTCACGCGGGCGAGCTGCCCATCCTGGAGCTCGACCTCATGCTCCCCGTTCCGGGAGTGCACGGCCTTCACGTGGGTGAGCTGAATCAGCTCGCCCCGGTGGACGCGCAGGAAGCCATGGCTCCGCAGCCGCTCCTCCAGCTGGGTCAGCGACTCCTCGGTGCACTGCTCCCGCTGTTGCGCGAGGAAGAGCGTGTATTTGTCACTGCTCCAGAAACGCGAGATGGACCGGGCATCGAAGAAGTGGAAGACGCCCTGGCTCACCGTGAAGATGCGGCACGAGGAATCCACTGGCGCCACGGCCTCCAGCACGCGCGACACCGCGGCCTGCTTCGCGAGCAGTCGCCCGCGGGCGCGCTCGAGCGCATCGGCGAGCCGCTCGGGACGCACGGGCTTGAGCAGATAGTCGACGGCGTGGGCCTCGAAGGCCCGGAGCGCGTAGTCATCGTGGGCGGTGACGAAGATGAGGGGCGGTAGCTCCCGGTAGCGCTGGGCGAGTGCCAGCCCGTCCATCCCAGGCATGCGCACGTCCAGCAGCAGCAAGTCGGGCCGCAGCTCCTCCACCCGTCGCAGTGCCTCTTCGCCATCCCCGGCGTCGCCGACGACCTCGACGTCGGGCAAACCACTCAATAGCCGCGAGAGCCTGCGGCGCGCGGGCTCCTCATCATCGACGATCAAGACCCTCATCGGGGCGGCCCCCCGCTCGGAAGGGTGAGCCGTGCACGACACCCACCTCCAGGCACGGGCTCCAGCGTGAGCGTGCCTTGCTCGCCGTAGAGCAGGCGCAGTCGCTCGCGCAGATCCTTCACGCCCGTCTGGGCGCCCTGGTGCTCGGATGCCCCGGGCCCCGGCCCATCATCGATGACCTCGATGTGGAGCCACGTCTCCTCCCTGCGCACGAGCACCCGCACACTCACGCCCTCGCGCCGGTCCATGCCGTGGAGGATGGCATTCTCCACCAGGGGCTGGAGCACCAGGGGGGGCAGGGGGCTGCCGATGACCTGCTCATCCACGGCCAGGTGCGTGCGCAGGCGCGCGCCGTATCGGGCGGTCTGGATGGCCAGGTAGTCGCGCGTCATGTCCAGCTCGCGCTCCAGGCTCACGAAGCGGCTCTTCCCGCTGTCCAGGGCATAGCGGAAGAGCTCCGCGAGTCGCTCGAGGGTCCGCTCCGCCAGCTCGGGATTCTCGGAGATGAGACTGGCGACGGTGTTGAGGCTGTTGAAGAAGAAGTGGGGCTGGATGCGGGCCTGGAGGGCCGAGAGTTGGGCCTCGAGCGCGGCGCGCTGTGCCAGGAGGGCCCGCCGCTCGATGTGCGCCGCCGTGTTGCGCAACCGCTGCACGATCAGTCCGGGAAACAGGAACATCCACGAGATGAGCGTGGCCACCAGGAGGTCTTGCGCCATCGAGTACTGCAGCCCTGCCCCCAGGCGCACCTTGAGTGGATGGATCACGAGGATGACCATCACCAGTGGGACGCCGGAGCCCACCGCGACGTGCAACACGCCCTGGGCCAGGGGCGTCCGCAGACGCCTCACGAGGCCGGGCATCACCCGGATGTAGAGGGAGTGGAGGGTGAGTGCGAGCGTGAAGAAGATCAGGTAGCCCGCGGCGACGTGGTGGAGCGACTTCGCGAGGGGCAGGGTGAAGAAGTCCTTGTCGAGCAGGGGCGCGACGGCGAGCGGCGCGACGAGGTACAGCCAGATCATCTCCACGGGCAGCAGGGGACTCGGCTCCTCCTGGTTCTCGATGCGGCCCAGAGTGGGGTCGGACGATGCGCGCATGCGCGGCGCAGCCTAGGGGCAAGGTCACTTCCCTGGCCAGTCGAGCCGATGACTGGCGCGTCCTGGCCGACCAACGGTCCCTTGCGTCAGGGCTCCAGGCCCACGGCCTTGAATTGGCCAATGCACCCAGGGCAACGCGCATGACCGCCCTCCAAGTAGGCACCTGTCCCCCTCCAGCAGGGAGTTGAGCCTCAGGGGAAGAAC includes these proteins:
- a CDS encoding sensor histidine kinase: MRASSDPTLGRIENQEEPSPLLPVEMIWLYLVAPLAVAPLLDKDFFTLPLAKSLHHVAAGYLIFFTLALTLHSLYIRVMPGLVRRLRTPLAQGVLHVAVGSGVPLVMVILVIHPLKVRLGAGLQYSMAQDLLVATLISWMFLFPGLIVQRLRNTAAHIERRALLAQRAALEAQLSALQARIQPHFFFNSLNTVASLISENPELAERTLERLAELFRYALDSGKSRFVSLERELDMTRDYLAIQTARYGARLRTHLAVDEQVIGSPLPPLVLQPLVENAILHGMDRREGVSVRVLVRREETWLHIEVIDDGPGPGASEHQGAQTGVKDLRERLRLLYGEQGTLTLEPVPGGGCRARLTLPSGGPPR
- a CDS encoding alpha/beta fold hydrolase — protein: MTTKDGQLTAPNLTIEAANGVRYAYRRFGKTGGAATPLVCFVHYRANLDNWDPALVDALATEREVILMDNVGVAGSSGKTPDTVAEMAHGAIAFVDALKLARFDILGFSLGGFVAQEFALMRPHQVRRLVLAGTGPQGGEGMHMYVPEVLEIAIRETIDAEAMLTIFFEKTESSRAKGREFIQRLRLRQANRDVPVTMDTANAHLTAISTWGIPDASKLSRLAAIKQPTLVANGDNDIMVPTANSYLMARHLPNAQLRIYPDAGHAFLFQYPQEFAADVNRFLGR
- a CDS encoding LytR/AlgR family response regulator transcription factor; the protein is MIVDDEEPARRRLSRLLSGLPDVEVVGDAGDGEEALRRVEELRPDLLLLDVRMPGMDGLALAQRYRELPPLIFVTAHDDYALRAFEAHAVDYLLKPVRPERLADALERARGRLLAKQAAVSRVLEAVAPVDSSCRIFTVSQGVFHFFDARSISRFWSSDKYTLFLAQQREQCTEESLTQLEERLRSHGFLRVHRGELIQLTHVKAVHSRNGEHEVELQDGQLARVSRRSASTLKAALGVKAR
- a CDS encoding amidohydrolase family protein, yielding MIIDAHAHLCPKPYGSVEHYLSQLDRSGIKQGLVCPGGMVDVRRMNEFTSGRRQADPIPCNDYIQQAMLAHPGLAAVACLDPRLPHAPEALEEWVSRGFRGLIVSPLVHPFSFRDEGLAALASLCGERDIPLVSHTGFRPGVTPGDFIQFARRFPRTCFLLEHMGGPQADMDVVDAAASLDNLFLETSLGTFVHLQETVKKTGASKIVFGSEFPTSHPGMELEKIRLLPVSEAERDLILGANVQGLFHLH
- a CDS encoding GlxA family transcriptional regulator, producing the protein MFVHMVLEGVADSALGVGLDVVGTAAELIGAGLTLLPPGTREMRQRVVSLDGLPVRSAAGRTVAVDGAFSLRGLRKGDVVVLPGMFAASGRTVAKLLAREDTQRAADLLAKAADKGVMLAASCSATFVLAASGLLEGRTATTTWWLAPQFARMFPRVSLSADLMVVDAGEILTAGSALAHADLMLALVARLAGPSVAHLVTRYLVLDERPSQARYMVMEHLRVSDPGLRAVERFIAQNIGRQLSLDELARVAAVSPRTLARRVHAGLGVTPHELVQRIRVSRAAHLLETTHASVDEIAAQVGYADAAAFRRVFRRFAGESPRRRRGPAA
- a CDS encoding phenylacetate--CoA ligase family protein — protein: MDTTRLDTIISRHATELKQADRMQPETLKDYRSAALRAVATRAQECSPFYREKLERAGVRPGSIRGLEDLPRLPFLTKEELRGHPWRLLTCERRDLMIIQVSTGTSGGEEIYSTQSRLDLQYHLSAHYPSLLPVTTGDVCLNALPYEMSTSGLAMHREFTENCQATVIAAGKGGAYSTPAKTLKVFRDLRPSIVITSPSWAIALAEEAARQGLSLPAMAPRRMWLTGEGCSPTFRRRVETLWGCAAFFLYGSLEGGMMGVECEARQGYHLTQGHTLLEVVAPDTGEPLPPGSVGELVVTALLRHDSPLLRFRTGDLGVFEEDACTCGATASRFRVRGRTFEQLQYRGQSVSPIFLEEYLMRMPEVGNWFHFVVPASDTARIKVRCEPATGVRPSKELGSALASKMEFFTRLPLEIEFVEHLPRTGVKALRVVRE